One window from the genome of Mucilaginibacter ginsenosidivorans encodes:
- a CDS encoding type III polyketide synthase produces MPYIAAVSKIDLPCRTDQQAVKEQARIAFTSRSPHMERLMDVFDNTQIVTRNFCKPLGYYMMPSTFEDRNNQYLETTLKYSVEAIEECLTRANVSKNEITDILFVSTTGLATPSMDALIINRMRLDPHINRMPIFGLGCAGGVSGMAKANSIAIADPDAVVLMVAVELCSLTVLRDDYSTSNFVGSSLFSDGIAACLVMGDNRPGDNRVRYKSASSKLYYDSLEVMGWDFTNNGFKVLFSKDIPTFINENVRNDITGFLSKQGLKLEDIKNFIFHPGGKKVLDAYTDALPVEGDFLQNSRVVMNNYGNMSSVTVLYVLERFMNEGFENGYGLMMAMGPGFSSEMVLLEMGN; encoded by the coding sequence ATGCCTTATATAGCAGCAGTATCCAAGATAGATCTTCCATGCCGGACAGACCAGCAGGCGGTAAAAGAGCAGGCGCGGATAGCCTTTACCAGCCGGTCGCCGCATATGGAGCGGTTGATGGATGTTTTTGACAACACGCAGATTGTTACCCGTAATTTTTGTAAGCCATTGGGGTACTATATGATGCCGTCTACGTTTGAGGACAGGAATAACCAGTACCTCGAAACTACATTGAAATATTCTGTCGAGGCTATCGAGGAATGCCTAACAAGGGCAAACGTTAGTAAAAATGAGATAACGGACATTTTATTTGTATCTACAACGGGTCTCGCCACCCCCAGTATGGACGCATTGATCATTAACCGAATGCGACTGGATCCGCATATTAACCGGATGCCAATATTTGGGCTTGGTTGTGCGGGAGGCGTGTCGGGAATGGCGAAAGCGAATTCGATAGCGATAGCAGATCCGGATGCTGTAGTACTAATGGTAGCGGTGGAACTATGTTCGCTGACCGTTTTGCGCGATGATTACAGCACAAGTAATTTTGTCGGATCGAGCCTCTTCTCGGACGGTATAGCAGCCTGCCTGGTGATGGGTGATAATCGCCCCGGCGATAACCGCGTGCGGTATAAGTCGGCCAGCAGTAAATTGTATTATGATTCGCTGGAGGTGATGGGCTGGGACTTTACTAATAACGGCTTTAAGGTGCTTTTTTCCAAAGATATACCCACCTTTATCAATGAAAATGTGCGTAACGATATCACCGGGTTTCTTTCAAAACAAGGTTTGAAACTGGAAGATATTAAAAACTTCATCTTTCATCCGGGAGGTAAAAAAGTGCTTGATGCTTACACGGATGCCTTGCCTGTGGAAGGAGACTTTCTTCAAAACTCGCGTGTGGTAATGAATAACTACGGCAATATGTCGAGCGTGACGGTATTATATGTGCTGGAGCGTTTTATGAATGAAGGCTTTGAAAATGGCTACGGATTGATGATGGCGATGGGGCCTGGTTTCTCGAGCGAGATGGTATTGCTGGAGATGGGGAATTGA
- a CDS encoding GlmU family protein, which translates to MAIILFDDKAHQTLLPLTFTRPVANLRLGILTIAEKWAKRYDLDFSYHTQAYLTGKFPKTTEERNLFINGALCPDEQLIEAILKLHGGEALKYKGQLLAVKLSRSDAESFDPFADFGSEVNYTGEPVMIKYPEDIFRLNDTELRKDFQLLTKRRTSAAISNTNVIIGDDFFAEEGAVAECSTFNTTRGPVYLAADTEVWEGCHIRGGFALCEHSQVKMGAKVYGATTIGPYCRVGGEINNAVIWGYSSKGHEGYLGNSVLGEWCNIGADSNNSNLKNNYAEVKLWDYTTQRFRRTGLQFCGLIMADHAKCAINTMFNTGTVVGVSANVFGAGFPRNFVPDFSWGGAQGYEVYTLKKMFETTEKVFERRENREFNEVEHDILKKVFELTEEFRRF; encoded by the coding sequence ATGGCGATCATTCTTTTTGACGACAAAGCACATCAAACACTGCTGCCTTTAACATTTACCCGCCCGGTAGCTAACCTGCGCCTTGGGATACTAACGATAGCAGAAAAGTGGGCAAAGCGTTATGATCTCGACTTTTCCTATCATACCCAGGCATATTTAACCGGAAAATTTCCAAAGACAACTGAAGAAAGGAACCTGTTCATTAATGGGGCTTTATGCCCGGATGAACAGCTTATAGAAGCAATCCTGAAACTGCACGGAGGCGAGGCGTTAAAATACAAGGGCCAACTGCTGGCGGTAAAACTTTCTCGATCGGATGCAGAAAGCTTTGATCCGTTTGCAGATTTTGGCAGCGAAGTAAATTATACCGGCGAGCCTGTGATGATCAAATATCCCGAAGACATATTCAGACTGAATGATACCGAACTTCGCAAGGACTTTCAATTGTTGACAAAAAGGCGAACGAGCGCAGCCATCAGCAATACTAATGTGATCATAGGCGACGATTTTTTTGCTGAAGAAGGTGCCGTAGCCGAATGCTCTACTTTTAATACAACGCGCGGCCCTGTTTACCTGGCCGCCGATACCGAGGTTTGGGAGGGATGCCACATACGCGGCGGGTTTGCGCTTTGCGAACACTCACAGGTAAAAATGGGCGCCAAGGTTTATGGTGCCACCACTATCGGTCCCTATTGCCGAGTTGGCGGCGAGATCAATAATGCTGTTATATGGGGATATTCGTCCAAAGGACATGAAGGATATTTGGGCAATTCGGTACTGGGCGAATGGTGTAATATAGGGGCCGACAGTAATAATTCGAACCTGAAAAACAACTATGCCGAAGTGAAGTTATGGGATTATACCACACAACGCTTCCGGAGAACAGGCCTCCAGTTTTGCGGATTGATCATGGCCGACCATGCCAAATGCGCCATCAATACCATGTTCAATACCGGGACTGTGGTAGGGGTGAGCGCCAATGTGTTTGGTGCCGGGTTCCCGCGTAATTTTGTGCCCGATTTTTCGTGGGGTGGAGCGCAGGGATACGAAGTGTATACCTTAAAAAAAATGTTCGAAACAACGGAGAAGGTCTTCGAACGTCGTGAAAACCGGGAATTTAATGAAGTGGAGCACGATATACTAAAGAAAGTTTTTGAACTGACGGAAGAGTTCCGGAGATTTTAA
- a CDS encoding acyltransferase family protein — protein sequence MAEASPRFLSLDVFRGMTICFMIIVNTPGSNGAFWPLNHAAWNGFTPTDLVFPSFLFAVGNAMSFTMKKYQQMGNSAVLGKIFKRTILIFLIGYLMYWFPFFNVQNGHWNLRPVGETRIMGVLQRIALCYCFASLMVHYLKKNTVYILSGVFLLGYWIILLVWGDPANPLGMLTNAGTYLDKWVLGDAHLYHGEGVAFDPEGILSTIPSIVNVIIGFYAGKFIQEKGKGYETIARLMLTGCLFIFIAICWDAVFPINKKLWTSSFVFITTGIDLVIISFLIFIVEIKEWRNVNWPNFLPSSAKTRFLSTSFLN from the coding sequence ATGGCCGAAGCTTCACCGAGATTTTTATCGCTCGATGTTTTTCGTGGAATGACTATTTGTTTCATGATCATTGTAAATACCCCCGGAAGCAACGGTGCATTCTGGCCGCTAAACCACGCGGCGTGGAACGGCTTTACACCTACCGACCTGGTTTTTCCCTCTTTCCTGTTTGCAGTTGGTAACGCAATGAGCTTTACCATGAAAAAATATCAGCAGATGGGCAATAGCGCTGTGCTTGGAAAGATATTCAAAAGAACGATCCTGATATTCCTGATAGGTTACCTGATGTACTGGTTCCCGTTTTTCAATGTTCAAAACGGACACTGGAATTTGAGGCCGGTCGGCGAAACACGCATTATGGGTGTATTGCAGCGCATCGCATTATGTTACTGTTTTGCTTCGCTGATGGTGCATTACCTTAAAAAGAATACGGTGTATATCCTGTCAGGAGTTTTTTTGCTGGGATACTGGATCATTCTGCTTGTTTGGGGCGATCCTGCAAACCCGCTTGGAATGCTGACAAATGCAGGCACCTACCTTGACAAATGGGTGTTGGGAGACGCGCACCTGTATCATGGCGAAGGCGTCGCTTTCGACCCTGAAGGTATCCTGAGTACAATACCGTCCATTGTAAACGTAATCATCGGCTTTTACGCCGGTAAGTTCATCCAGGAAAAGGGCAAAGGGTACGAAACTATTGCGCGATTAATGCTTACCGGCTGCCTTTTTATATTTATTGCAATATGCTGGGATGCTGTTTTTCCGATCAATAAAAAACTCTGGACAAGCTCGTTCGTTTTTATCACTACCGGTATCGACCTGGTTATTATCTCATTCCTTATTTTTATCGTGGAAATAAAGGAGTGGCGAAATGTAAACTGGCCCAATTTTTTACCGTCGTCGGCAAAAACCCGCTTTTTGTCTACATCGTTTCTGAATTGA
- a CDS encoding LytR/AlgR family response regulator transcription factor — MINCVIIDDEPLAREGLANYVREVDFLQLAGVCENPLELVPLIDNNTIDLIFLDIQMPKMNGIEFLKIMQKPPMVIITTAYPSYALEGFQLNVLDYLLKPITFERFFKAASKARDYHRLISRPATEQSTTLPDDDYFFIKCGNKYEKIPFEDILYVEGMQNYVNIYTVKGKFMTILSLKNLEENLDQHAFIRVHKSYIVATGKIESIEGNEIFIRDHRIPISRNYRQHVIDQVVNKKLWDNVKKKMSN, encoded by the coding sequence ATGATCAATTGTGTAATCATCGATGACGAACCGCTGGCCCGCGAAGGCCTTGCAAATTATGTAAGGGAGGTTGACTTTCTTCAATTGGCAGGCGTTTGTGAGAATCCGCTTGAACTGGTGCCGCTGATCGATAACAACACCATCGACCTGATCTTCCTCGATATCCAGATGCCAAAGATGAACGGTATCGAGTTCCTCAAGATCATGCAAAAGCCGCCTATGGTGATTATTACTACGGCCTACCCGTCTTATGCATTGGAAGGCTTTCAATTGAATGTGCTCGATTACCTGCTTAAACCTATTACGTTCGAACGTTTCTTTAAAGCGGCCAGCAAAGCGCGTGATTATCATCGATTAATTTCGAGGCCTGCGACTGAACAAAGCACAACTTTACCGGATGACGACTATTTTTTTATAAAATGCGGCAACAAATACGAGAAAATACCTTTTGAAGACATCTTATATGTCGAAGGAATGCAGAACTACGTCAATATCTACACAGTAAAGGGCAAATTCATGACCATCCTGTCGCTAAAAAACCTGGAGGAAAACCTGGACCAGCATGCGTTTATCCGCGTACATAAATCCTACATCGTAGCCACCGGGAAAATTGAAAGTATAGAAGGTAACGAAATATTTATCCGGGACCATCGCATTCCTATCAGCCGCAATTATCGCCAGCACGTGATAGACCAGGTAGTAAACAAAAAGCTTTGGGACAATGTCAAAAAGAAAATGTCTAATTAG
- a CDS encoding type B 50S ribosomal protein L31 translates to MKKDLHPKNYRLVVFKDMSNDYAFLTKSCIDTRESVKWEDGNEYPLVKLEISHTSHPFYTGKMKLVDTAGRIDKFRTRYNKK, encoded by the coding sequence ATGAAAAAAGATCTGCATCCAAAAAACTATAGATTAGTTGTTTTTAAAGATATGTCTAACGACTATGCTTTTTTAACCAAATCTTGCATCGACACCCGTGAATCAGTGAAATGGGAAGATGGCAATGAGTATCCGTTGGTGAAACTCGAAATCTCGCACACCTCGCACCCTTTCTACACAGGTAAGATGAAACTGGTAGATACTGCAGGACGTATTGACAAATTCCGCACCCGTTACAACAAAAAGTAA
- a CDS encoding TonB-dependent receptor domain-containing protein, whose amino-acid sequence MRPVIICLYFLFVGAGAFGQISGHVTDTAGKPVAFATAALLRSADSTIANSATANDIGIFRMNGVQPGTYTLRITAVGYRMYRSAVFGVSEGRQADLGRLIVTQTGRQLGEVVIRADKPQVQQTAEGVTVNVQNSIITQGSSAMDVLQRSPGVIVDQHNNTISLNGKTGVMVMIDGRLMRMSMDQLITLLISMSADNIDKIELMNTPPAKYDAEGNAGIINIVTKKNKKRGTNGSVTLTGGYGVYEKASAAFNVNHNTGKVNLYGYYSYWHNHDYGYLSAIGSENAAILGGQADFSYTGISKPISNYSSAAVGTDIKLDSGTTIGVSVDYWGGGNTNHPHNYGYYLFEDAQTLTYNSFFNNSNHAGIATTNLYLDKDMAEGQKLRADLNYLYYKTRSLSNSQSSFTDSQGNQAGGTDSLFSPVQRDFGNTLINVLVGKLDYSKQFNKKLRLEAGAKVTYSRTNARSGIENFENGVWVPDVVGLANNFITYEAIDAGYLTFNMQLDSATSLVAGARYEYSHNYTDRSADINYRVDRKLGRFFPSVFFTRKINDHSSWNMSYTERITRPSYDDLASYVSYNDPVSVFTGNPLLKPTITHNLKVGYNDHDYLFSLLFSRDNGPILGTQVTTGPVSGVVYLRPVNADWQNSITLQATIPVKISDWWDMTYTLTGGLRQYRISFTPQPFEKAFLAGSFNFSENFKLGHGLSAELSGYSNSPSYNANWRSYGNTIINMGVKKQLGKGSIKLSIADIFRGSSYKSDLGRLTKDAFNSKVHVNYSSESNVATMVKLTYYRSFGSSGNKNQEKRDSGAGEERSRL is encoded by the coding sequence ATGAGACCTGTCATCATCTGTTTATATTTTCTTTTTGTTGGAGCCGGAGCCTTTGGGCAGATATCGGGCCACGTAACCGACACTGCCGGAAAGCCCGTGGCGTTCGCTACTGCCGCGCTTCTGCGATCAGCAGATAGTACAATTGCAAATTCAGCCACTGCGAATGATATCGGGATTTTTCGTATGAATGGTGTACAGCCCGGAACATACACCCTGCGCATAACTGCCGTAGGGTACCGTATGTATAGATCGGCAGTTTTTGGTGTAAGTGAGGGGCGGCAAGCGGACTTGGGCCGGCTGATCGTTACACAAACCGGCAGGCAGTTAGGTGAGGTGGTGATCCGCGCAGACAAGCCACAGGTGCAACAAACGGCCGAAGGCGTGACGGTGAACGTACAAAATAGTATCATAACGCAGGGCAGCTCGGCAATGGACGTACTGCAGCGGTCGCCGGGTGTAATTGTCGATCAGCATAACAATACCATCTCGCTCAACGGAAAAACAGGCGTAATGGTGATGATAGATGGACGCCTCATGCGTATGTCGATGGATCAATTGATAACTTTATTAATCAGTATGAGTGCGGATAATATCGACAAGATCGAGTTGATGAATACGCCGCCGGCCAAATACGATGCCGAAGGCAATGCGGGCATTATTAATATCGTAACCAAGAAGAATAAGAAACGCGGCACGAACGGTTCGGTAACGCTAACCGGCGGCTATGGCGTGTATGAAAAAGCTTCGGCAGCTTTCAATGTCAATCATAATACCGGCAAGGTCAACCTTTACGGATATTATTCCTACTGGCACAATCATGACTACGGCTACCTTAGTGCAATCGGTTCTGAGAATGCGGCGATATTGGGCGGGCAGGCAGATTTTAGCTACACTGGGATCAGCAAGCCGATTTCCAACTACAGCAGCGCGGCGGTGGGGACAGACATCAAACTTGACTCAGGAACTACGATAGGCGTCAGCGTTGATTATTGGGGAGGAGGCAATACTAATCATCCTCATAATTACGGTTATTACCTCTTTGAAGATGCACAAACGCTTACCTATAATTCGTTTTTCAATAACTCTAACCATGCCGGTATCGCGACTACCAATTTGTATCTGGACAAAGACATGGCAGAAGGACAAAAGCTGCGCGCCGATCTTAACTACCTGTATTACAAAACGCGGTCATTATCCAATTCGCAAAGCTCTTTTACCGATAGCCAGGGTAACCAGGCCGGCGGCACGGACAGCCTGTTTTCACCAGTGCAGCGCGATTTTGGTAATACGCTGATCAACGTTTTAGTCGGAAAGCTCGACTACTCAAAGCAATTCAACAAGAAGCTCAGGCTTGAAGCCGGTGCCAAAGTTACTTACAGCCGCACTAATGCCCGCTCCGGCATCGAAAATTTTGAGAACGGTGTTTGGGTGCCCGACGTGGTAGGGCTGGCCAATAACTTTATCACTTATGAGGCCATAGACGCAGGCTATTTAACTTTCAATATGCAACTCGATTCGGCAACCAGCCTTGTTGCAGGCGCGCGGTATGAGTATTCGCATAATTATACGGACAGGTCGGCGGATATTAATTACCGGGTCGATCGCAAACTGGGGCGGTTTTTTCCTTCGGTTTTTTTTACCAGGAAGATAAACGATCATTCCTCATGGAATATGTCATATACCGAACGTATCACGAGACCGTCTTATGACGATCTTGCATCTTATGTGAGCTATAACGACCCGGTATCGGTTTTCACCGGCAACCCGTTGCTGAAGCCAACTATCACGCATAATCTAAAGGTTGGCTACAATGATCATGATTACTTGTTCTCGTTGTTGTTCAGTCGCGATAATGGTCCCATTTTAGGGACGCAGGTTACCACCGGCCCGGTGAGCGGGGTTGTCTATTTACGTCCGGTTAATGCCGACTGGCAGAATTCAATTACCCTGCAGGCAACAATCCCCGTCAAAATAAGTGACTGGTGGGATATGACATACACTTTGACCGGAGGGCTAAGGCAATACAGGATATCGTTCACCCCTCAGCCCTTTGAGAAAGCCTTTCTTGCCGGCTCATTTAATTTCAGCGAGAACTTTAAACTCGGACACGGCCTTTCCGCCGAGCTATCAGGTTACAGCAATTCACCGTCTTATAACGCCAATTGGCGGTCGTACGGTAATACCATCATTAACATGGGCGTAAAGAAACAGCTTGGTAAAGGCAGCATAAAGTTATCGATAGCTGATATTTTCAGGGGAAGTAGCTACAAAAGCGACCTTGGGCGGCTTACCAAGGATGCATTTAACAGTAAAGTACATGTGAACTATAGTTCTGAATCGAATGTGGCAACCATGGTTAAACTTACTTATTACCGTTCGTTTGGTTCAAGCGGGAACAAGAATCAGGAGAAAAGAGATAGCGGGGCAGGGGAGGAACGCAGCAGGCTATAG
- a CDS encoding response regulator: MCKVVLIDDNPIDHYIMRTMLYNNDRCQQATYTFDGDMIIEYMEEHQSESNRLPDVIFLDLTMPDFSGWDFLEKFERLKNRLKKNIELYVMTSSVRESDKERSTKYACVSSFISKPLSKQMLNSICSHGLV, encoded by the coding sequence ATGTGTAAAGTTGTTTTAATTGACGATAATCCCATTGATCATTATATCATGCGGACAATGTTATATAATAATGACAGATGCCAGCAGGCAACTTATACTTTCGATGGCGATATGATCATTGAGTATATGGAGGAACACCAGTCGGAGAGCAATCGTTTACCCGACGTGATTTTCCTGGACCTGACGATGCCAGATTTTAGCGGATGGGATTTTCTTGAAAAGTTTGAGCGGTTAAAAAATCGCCTGAAGAAAAATATCGAGCTGTATGTAATGACATCGTCCGTCCGTGAATCGGATAAGGAGCGATCTACCAAATATGCCTGTGTAAGCTCATTTATCAGCAAGCCATTGTCAAAACAAATGCTGAATAGTATTTGCAGCCATGGACTGGTCTGA
- the tpiA gene encoding triose-phosphate isomerase, translating to MRKKIVAGNWKMNMDYEDGLSLFSEVVNMVHDEVTGKQHVVVCSPFIHLHSLAQLAKSNAKVSIGAQNAHQAESGAYTGETSAKMIHSTGAEYVILGHSERRQYFGETNELLAKKVDTALKNSLKPIFCIGETLQEREANEHFGIIKSQLVEGVFHLDATQFAQVVIAYEPVWAIGTGVTATSAQAQEIHVFIRKEIAAKYGQEVADNTTILYGGSCNPKNAGELFAQGDIDGGLIGGASLKSRDFLDIVKVFN from the coding sequence ATGAGAAAAAAAATTGTTGCCGGCAACTGGAAAATGAACATGGATTACGAAGATGGCTTATCGCTTTTTTCGGAAGTAGTAAATATGGTACATGATGAAGTGACCGGCAAACAGCATGTTGTAGTTTGCAGTCCTTTCATTCACCTGCACAGCCTGGCTCAACTGGCAAAATCAAATGCAAAAGTGTCTATCGGCGCACAAAATGCACACCAGGCAGAATCAGGCGCTTACACAGGTGAAACCTCGGCGAAAATGATCCACTCGACAGGTGCCGAATATGTAATCCTGGGCCATTCGGAACGCCGCCAATATTTTGGTGAGACCAACGAATTGCTGGCTAAGAAAGTTGATACAGCATTAAAGAATTCGTTAAAGCCTATTTTCTGTATTGGCGAAACCTTGCAGGAACGTGAAGCGAATGAGCACTTTGGTATTATCAAGAGCCAATTGGTTGAAGGCGTGTTTCATTTGGATGCCACACAATTTGCACAAGTAGTGATAGCCTATGAGCCGGTATGGGCCATTGGTACGGGCGTAACCGCTACATCAGCGCAGGCGCAGGAGATACACGTGTTCATCCGTAAGGAAATAGCAGCAAAATATGGCCAGGAAGTAGCAGACAATACCACTATTCTTTATGGCGGCAGCTGCAACCCTAAGAATGCAGGCGAATTGTTTGCCCAGGGTGATATAGATGGCGGCCTGATTGGTGGTGCTTCATTGAAGTCGCGTGATTTTCTGGATATTGTGAAGGTGTTCAATTGA
- a CDS encoding sensor histidine kinase produces MLSKQNWFIRYKLYHIPFWLLYNYVLWALYTGSPYEAAHEQFFSTFWAKSLFYTIFPAFAVYFNLYFLIPRYLQKRHYGWYIMFIILIVVVSSFLIVPGYYITAWLSGSNAQKMFGITSNFSGWFNAAKSEPVKSTLAAITLGMSIKLAKNWLETQKRQRELEKEKLETELKFLKYQFNPHFLFNSINSIFFLIHKNPDMASASLAKFSELLRHQLYESNDSLIPLKKEIAYLENFIELERLRQSPNLQLNINIDDGYSPALGIAPFILMTFVENAFKHVSREKDFLNWIDIELTTEKHHLNVRVANSKGENKSAEAVVYGGIGLKNVKRRLDLVYPGQYKLDIQDRADDFIVKLGLELSELTFSPPVEFIA; encoded by the coding sequence ATGCTCTCGAAACAAAACTGGTTCATCAGGTACAAATTGTATCATATCCCTTTTTGGCTATTATACAACTATGTACTATGGGCGCTGTACACCGGAAGTCCGTATGAAGCAGCCCACGAACAGTTTTTTTCTACCTTTTGGGCCAAAAGTCTCTTCTATACGATCTTTCCGGCGTTCGCGGTTTATTTCAATTTATATTTTCTTATACCACGTTACCTGCAAAAAAGGCATTACGGTTGGTACATTATGTTCATTATACTGATCGTCGTTGTTTCTTCGTTTCTCATAGTGCCGGGATACTACATAACCGCCTGGTTGAGCGGCAGTAATGCACAAAAAATGTTTGGCATTACCAGCAACTTTAGCGGCTGGTTCAATGCGGCCAAATCAGAACCGGTGAAGTCCACTTTAGCAGCAATTACGCTGGGTATGAGCATTAAACTGGCAAAAAACTGGCTTGAAACGCAAAAGCGGCAAAGAGAGCTGGAAAAAGAGAAACTGGAAACCGAGCTTAAGTTTTTGAAATACCAGTTCAACCCGCATTTTTTGTTCAATAGCATCAACTCGATATTTTTCCTTATCCATAAGAATCCGGATATGGCTTCTGCCTCGCTGGCTAAGTTCTCCGAGTTGTTAAGGCACCAGCTTTACGAATCGAACGATAGCCTAATACCCTTAAAAAAGGAAATCGCTTACCTCGAAAATTTTATTGAACTGGAAAGGCTCCGTCAAAGCCCAAACTTGCAATTGAATATTAATATCGACGATGGTTATTCGCCGGCTTTAGGCATTGCCCCGTTTATTTTGATGACATTTGTCGAAAATGCATTTAAGCACGTTTCGCGCGAAAAGGATTTCCTGAATTGGATAGATATTGAATTAACGACAGAAAAGCATCACCTGAATGTCCGGGTGGCGAATAGTAAGGGCGAAAACAAATCAGCGGAAGCTGTAGTGTATGGTGGTATTGGTTTAAAAAATGTAAAAAGGCGGCTCGACCTGGTTTATCCCGGTCAGTATAAGCTGGACATACAAGATCGTGCAGACGATTTTATTGTGAAACTTGGTCTCGAACTTTCTGAATTAACTTTTTCCCCGCCTGTAGAATTTATAGCATGA
- a CDS encoding isoprenylcysteine carboxyl methyltransferase family protein, with amino-acid sequence MYFILFISFLIIQRLTELYISRRNEKWLLSKGAVEYGREHYPFMVGMHTLFICSIVAEYYLAGDKQMDYLFLGLFILLLLFKFWVLSSLGTYWNTRIYRVPGAGPVKKGPYKLFKHPNYVDVVCEIAIIPLVFHLCYTAVIFTVLNAIMLTVRIRVENKVWAN; translated from the coding sequence ATGTATTTCATTCTGTTTATTTCTTTTCTGATTATTCAGCGACTTACGGAACTTTATATATCAAGGCGGAATGAGAAGTGGCTGCTATCGAAAGGCGCGGTTGAATATGGGCGCGAACATTACCCGTTTATGGTGGGAATGCATACGTTGTTTATTTGTTCTATCGTGGCCGAATATTACCTGGCCGGAGATAAACAAATGGATTACCTGTTTTTAGGGCTGTTTATTTTGCTTTTACTGTTTAAATTTTGGGTGCTCAGCTCATTGGGAACTTATTGGAACACCAGGATATACCGTGTGCCGGGAGCCGGGCCGGTGAAAAAGGGTCCATATAAACTATTTAAACACCCCAACTATGTTGACGTAGTATGCGAGATCGCCATTATCCCGCTGGTGTTCCATTTGTGTTATACAGCGGTTATATTTACAGTTTTGAATGCTATTATGCTGACGGTGCGAATACGGGTAGAAAATAAGGTTTGGGCTAATTAG
- a CDS encoding DUF6786 family protein, with product MQLSAKYLFLAGVMMACSCNPGKQESSVKDFKKGSFGYDLAFLQKRDSVIVLESSDGSAKAIISPKYQGKVFTSTADGDTGKSFGWINYKAFDAKIDPHMNAYGGEDRLWLGPEGSKFALFFKPGTKMEFANWHTPAAFDHEGWKLANAGDKEVSFSKDMQLQNYASTNFKLRIERNISLLDRADIQKALDVQPDSSVKAVGIKTDNSIVNTGDTDWTKQTGAPCLWNLDMFNPSPGVVIVIPYNENASGKVATTDYFGQIPPDRVIYKNGHLFFKADGKSRGKLGMPASRTKAIAGSYDAINNVLTVAVFDVESKATYLNQEWTPDKDPMIGDAVNSYNDGPLADGTQMGPFYEIESVSPGAFLKPGEKLTHQHCIFHFTGDKAGLNKIALKTLGVSLSEIKLAFK from the coding sequence ATGCAGCTTAGCGCAAAATATCTTTTCCTGGCAGGTGTGATGATGGCTTGTTCGTGCAACCCCGGTAAGCAGGAATCATCGGTTAAAGACTTTAAAAAAGGCTCATTTGGGTATGATCTCGCGTTCCTCCAAAAAAGGGACAGTGTTATTGTGCTGGAAAGCAGCGACGGATCGGCCAAAGCTATCATTTCCCCAAAATACCAGGGCAAAGTATTTACCTCCACAGCTGACGGTGATACCGGAAAAAGTTTTGGCTGGATAAATTATAAGGCCTTTGATGCAAAGATAGATCCGCATATGAATGCCTATGGGGGAGAAGACCGCCTGTGGCTGGGACCGGAAGGAAGCAAGTTTGCCTTGTTTTTTAAACCCGGAACAAAAATGGAGTTCGCTAACTGGCATACCCCCGCCGCTTTTGATCATGAAGGCTGGAAACTGGCGAACGCAGGCGATAAAGAAGTATCGTTCAGCAAAGATATGCAACTACAGAACTATGCGAGTACTAACTTTAAATTACGCATTGAACGCAATATCAGCCTGCTTGACAGGGCAGATATTCAAAAAGCACTGGATGTGCAGCCAGACAGCTCGGTAAAGGCAGTCGGAATAAAAACGGACAACAGCATCGTTAACACAGGCGATACAGATTGGACAAAGCAAACCGGCGCGCCCTGTCTATGGAACCTTGATATGTTTAACCCTTCCCCGGGCGTAGTGATCGTGATCCCCTATAACGAAAACGCAAGCGGTAAAGTAGCAACCACGGATTACTTTGGCCAGATACCGCCCGACAGGGTAATTTATAAGAATGGTCATTTGTTTTTTAAAGCCGATGGTAAATCGCGGGGCAAGCTTGGCATGCCGGCATCACGAACAAAAGCCATAGCGGGCAGCTATGATGCTATTAATAATGTGCTGACAGTAGCGGTATTTGATGTGGAAAGCAAGGCCACTTACCTTAACCAGGAATGGACGCCGGACAAAGACCCTATGATAGGTGACGCTGTCAATTCCTACAACGACGGACCATTGGCAGACGGCACGCAGATGGGACCATTTTACGAGATAGAAAGCGTATCGCCGGGGGCATTTCTTAAACCCGGTGAAAAACTTACCCACCAGCATTGTATATTTCACTTTACCGGCGACAAAGCCGGGCTGAATAAGATCGCCTTAAAAACACTTGGTGTCTCGCTGAGTGAGATAAAATTAGCTTTTAAATAA